The following nucleotide sequence is from Cytobacillus luteolus.
AATTAAAAATAGTTTAATGAAGAGTGGATTGGAGCGGAAGGCACTTGACTCCTGCTCAGAAGTTGAGGAAAGGTCGAGACCCCGCAGACGGAACGTCGAGGAGGCTCGACTTCCTCCCCGCGGAAAGCAAGTGCCTGCAGCGAAAAGGAACGATCTATGTTCAAATTGGAAAACTATATTATTTTTTAAAAAGAGCTAATTAATAAGATATTTCGTTGTAAGAGGAGCTATGGTAATGTCCCATGATTATGAAGAGTTTATAATGAAGATAAAGCGAAAGTCAGGTATAGACCTTTCCCTATACAAAGAAGCTCAAATGAAAAGAAGACTAACTTCTTTGTATGAGAAGAAGGGTTACACAAGCTTCAAAGACTATTATCAAGCAATGTCTACTGAACAAGCTTTATTTCAGGAATTTTTAGATAGAATGACGATTAATGTGTCTGAATTTTATCGGAATGGTAAAAGGTGGGAGGTTTTGGAGCAGAAAATTCTTCCTAAGCTTTTAGATAAAAATCCACGTATAAAGATATGGAGTGCTGCATGCTCTACAGGTGAAGAGCCTTATACACTTGCTATGATATTATCTAATTTCTTACCACTACAAAGCATCTCTATTTTAGCAACAGATATTGATGAAAATGTAATTGCTAGAGCGAAGTTGGGTATATACCCAGAAAGATCTCTTCAGGAAGTGCCTGAGAATATGAAACGAAAATATTTTACAGCAGATGGTGACTTTTATAAAGTTAGCGACGATATTAAAAAGGCTGTAACCTTTAAAAAGCACAACCTCCTTGCAGAGCCCTTTGATACACAGTTTGACTTAATTGTATGTCGAAATGTTTTAATTTATTTTACTGAGGAAGCAAAAAATCTCTTATACAAAAAATTTAGTGATGCTCTTAAGACGGATGGAATCTTTTTTGTCGGAAGCACAGAACAAATATTCAACCCAAGCCATTATAATTTCGATACTGAGGATACATTTTTTTACCGTAAGAAATAATAAACATAAAAAAGGATTCATCCTAGATGGATTCTTTTTTGTTATTTCTTAAAAAGACATTTTATTGAACCATATATGAAAGTACCTGCAGCGGAAAGGGACGTTCCTATTATTTTCACATGCAATCTTTTTTGTAGAATGAACCTAACAAATAATTAATTTTTCTTACTAATCCATAGTTGATATGATATATTAGTACATAATCGCTTTAAAGAGTTGAAGGGGGAATGTAGATGAGATACTTAACAGCAGGAGAATCCCATGGACCTCAGTTAACAACAATCATAGAAGGGGTACCAGCGGGTTTACCGATAACTGCAGAAGATATAAATGAGGACTTAGCTAGAAGACAAAAAGGACATGGTCGAGGCCGGAGAATGTTAATTGAAAAAGACCAAGTCCAAATCTTGAGTGGAATCAGACATGGAAAATCATTAGGTTCACCGATTACATTAGTGGTTGAAAACAATGATTGGAAGCACTGGACAAATATAATGGGGATTGAGCCACTTGAAGAAATTCAGGATGATGAGATTAAGCGTAAGATTACTAGGCCCCGTCCTGGACATGCAGATTTAAATGGAGCTCTGAAATATGGACATCGAGACATGCGTAATGTCTTAGAGCGTTCTTCTGCTAGAGAAACAACAGTTAGAGTAGCAGCAGGAGCTGTAGCTAAAAAGATACTATCCCATTTGGGAATCAAGGTAGCTGGTCATGTGCTTGAAATTGGTGGGGTCAGAGCAAATCCTCCAGCTTATCAATCAATAGAAGAATTACAAGTTATAACTGAGCAATCACCTGTTCGATGCTTTGATCGTAACAAAGAACAAGAGATGATGGATGCGATAGATAAAGCTAAGGAAAATGGCGATTCCATTGGTGGAATTGTCGAAGTGATTGTGGAAGGGGTTCCCGCAGGTGTTGGGAGTTATGTCCACTATGACCGAAAGTTAGATGCTAAAATTGCATCAGCAATCATTAGTATAAATGCATTTAAGGGTGTTGAATTTGGTATTGGATTTGAGGCTGCTAGGAAACAGGGTAGTGAAGTTCATGATGAGATTCTTTGGGATGAGGAAAATGGCTATACGAGAAAAACGAATAATTTAGGTGGTTTTGAGGGCGGAATGACTACAGGTATGCCTATTGTTGTAAGGGGAGTAATGAAGCCAATACCTACCTTATACAAACCTTTACAAAGTGTTGATATTGAGTCAAAGGAACCGTTTCAAGCTAGTATCGAGAGATCAGACAGCTGTGCAGTACCTGCTGCAAGTGTAGTGGCTGAATCAGTTGTTGCATGGGAAATAGCATCGGCTATTGTTAGCCAGTTTGGACAGGACCGAATGAATCTAATTTTAGAAAATGTAGAGAAAATGAAGGACTATTCTAGGAGCTTCTAATGGATACGTTAAACATTAAAACCCATTCAAAAACGTATCCTCTATACATTGGAAGTGGTATCCTCCCTGAACTATCTGCAATTTTAAGGAATCTTAATTTGTCCATCACAAAAATTTTAATTATTTCTGATGACCAAGTGGCTCCTTTATATATGGATAGTGTTACAACTCAGATAAAGTCTGAATACCCTATTATTGAGTTTATTATTCCTAGTGGGGAAGCTTCCAAAAATATTGATTGGTTCTATGAGTGTCAAACCTGTGCACTCTCAAATGGTCTAGACCGTTCATCACTGATTATTGCATTAGGTGGTGGGGTTGTTGGCGATCTTGCCGGTTTTGTTGCAGCTACTTTTCAAAGAGGAATTCCCTTTATCCAAATTCCTACGACACTATTGGCGCATGATAGTGCTGTAGGAGGAAAGGTAGCAATTAATCACCCTCTCGGAAAAAATATGATCGGTGCATTTCACCAACCTGAGGCCGTTATTTTTAATATTGATTTCATAGAAACTTTACCTAAAAAGGAACTCTTATCTGGTTTCGCTGAGGTTATTAAGGAAGCAATCATTTGGGATAAATCCTTTTATAACTGGTTGAGAAACAATATTACAACATTATCAGATCTAAAAGATGAAAAACTTCAATATGCCATCGAACAAGGCATTTCTATAAAATCTCAAATTGTAGCAATGGATGAGAAGGAAAATGACATTCGAGCCATTTTAAATTTTGGGCATACGCTTGGGCACGCTATTGAAGCTGAGCTTGGATATGGTGAAATCACACATGGAGAAGCAGTGTTAATCGGTATGTTATTTGCTATCAAAGTGAGTGAGGAAACTTATCCTAGACATTTATATTATGAAGAATTTAAACAATGGTTTTCGAATTTTGGTTACTGCACCGACCTTCCTGCTGCTTTAGATAAATCACGTTTAGTACAAAGAATGAAAAAAGATAAAAAAGCCAACGCAGGTACGATTCGAATGGTCTTACTAAAGGAAATAGGCAAGGTTGAAGTACAAGAAGTTAGAGATGATTTACTATATAAACTATTAAACTAAACAAACGGAGAAGGGGGAGAACTATGGTCCGTGGGATAAGAGGTGCAATTACAGTTGAGGAAAATGAAGCGAATCAAATAATTGCTTCGACAGAACAGTTGCTTCGTGAAATGATCGATGCAAACAAGGTTGAGGCAAGGGATGTTGCTCAAGTTATTATATCTGTGACCGAAGATATTAATGATGCTTTCCCTGCTGCAGCACTTAGGCGTCTTGAGGGATGGAACTACGTACCGGTAATGTGTACAAAAGAAATACCCGTACCAAACTCCCTTTCAAAATGTATTAGGGTCATGTTAACGGTGAACACCAATACAAATCAAGAGGATATAAATCATATATATCTTAAGAATGCTGTGCAGTTAAGACCTGATTTAACCAGGAAAAACAGTTAGTCAGAATATTTCGTATTGACAAAGAAGTTAAAAGTATACTAACATTAATTAATAGTTTAGAAAGTTAGCTTAGAGATTAGTTGAGATGAAAGTAAAAGTAGTTGTAAATAGCTTAGGGTAGCTGAGAGTGAGAGAGTTTAGCTGAGGTTAGTTGAGTAAATAGGTCTAATTATAACCATCCTACCCAAAGACTCTTTATTTGTCTTTGGGTTTTTTACGGTCTTTTTCTAAAGATTGTAAGGTTATTCACCTCCTAAATCCTCATTCTCCATAAAACGGTAATGTAGTAGTTTACCTACTACAAGACAGAAATATGGAGGAGTGAGACCATGTCAAAGAAAAACGAAGAGTTTTCCTCATTTTTATCGGATTGTCAAAGATACAAAACAATTCCGATCATTAAAAAAATAGTTGGCGATACGCTAACACCCATTCAACTATTCCAAAATCTAGAAAAAGAAGCCTCTTTTTTGTTAGAAAGTAAAGATCAACATTCAGAATGGTCTAGGTATTCTTTTGTTGGCCTTGATCCGTTTTTATTTATCGATGAGATAAATGGAGAATTTATGATTAAGGGTAAAAATCAACTTACTCTTGTTAAATCACCAACGTTAAAAGGTGCGTTTTCATGGATTAAAAATTATTTAGTAAGTAAAGAATTATCAATCCCTGTACCATTTACTGGAGGTGCAGTAGGGTATATTGGGTATGATGCTGTATCTACAATTGAGAAAGTACCTGAAAACGATAATAACGATTTGAAAATGAAACGGTATCACTTCTTTTTTTGTGAGACAATACTCGCATTTGACCATGATACGAAAGAGCTTACAATTATTCATTATATCCGTCTTAATGGCGATGAGGACGACCGATGTAAAGCTGCCTTATATGAACAAGGGATTGCAAAGATGAATTTCTACGTAGCTAAAATACTGCAAAATAATAAACATGATATGCTACAATCGCCTCCCAACTTTAAGGATGTAAGCTTTGAAAATATTAAAACAAATTATGAGAAAGAACGATTTCTACAAGATGTAAATAAAATCAAGGATTATATTGCAGCGGGTGATGTATTTCAAGCAGTGTTATCCCAGAGGTTCGAAATTCCTATTAAAGTAAGTGGGTTTCAACTGTATAGAGTGCTAAGAATGGTAAACCCTTCACCTTACCTTTTTTATATAAAGAGTGAAGATGTAGAAATTGTTGGTAGCTCTCCAGAGAGATTAATTAAGATACAAAATGGAGATTTGGAAATACATCCGATTGCAGGAACAAGAAGAAGAGGAAGAACTCCTGAAGAAGATGAGGCACTAGCAGTTGAATTACTCCAGGATGAGAAAGAAAAAGCTGAGCACTATATGCTAGTTGATTTAGCAAGAAATGATATAGGGCGGGTTTCCAAGTATGGAACAGTGCAAACCCCGGTACTTATGGAGTTAGGTCGGTTTTCACATGTTATGCATTTAATCTCGAAAGTCACTGGCATTCTTTCTGAAAAAATTGAACCTATTGATGCTTTACTTGCTGCTTTTCCAGCGGGAACGGTTTCTGGAGCTCCTAAAATTCGTGCGATGCAAATTTTGTCTGAACTAGAACCCACCGCCAGAAATTTATATGCCGGAACAATTGCTTATGTAGGGTTTGATGGGAATATCGATTCTTGTATTACAATTCGTACGATTCTCTTGAAGGAAGGTGTTGGCTATATTCAAGCTGGTGCTGGCATTGTAGCTGACTCAATTCCTGAAAATGAATGGAAAGAAACCTTAAATAAAGCAAGTGCACTCATTAAAACAATTGAAATTGCGCATGAGATGTTTGCGAGCCAGGAGGAATCGTATGTTTAAACAACTTTTAAATAAATGCATAAATGGTGAAATATTAACGATAGATGAAGCGAAATCTTTAATGAATGAGATTATGTCTGGCAGAGCAACGGCCAGCCAAATTGCAAGTCTCCTATCCATTTTACGCTTTAGGGGAGAAACGATTGATGAGATGACAGGTTTTGCGAGTGCGATGCGTGACCATATGATGGTTTTAGAATATGAAGATCCAAATATAATAGACACTTGTGGTACTGGAGGAGACGGGGTATCAACATTTAACATTTCCACAGCTACTGCCATAACTGTTTCCGCACTTGGGGTTAAAGTCGCTAAGCATGGAAATCGTGCAGTGTCATCGAAAAGCGGGAGTGCTGATGTACTTGAGCATTTAGGGGTTGATATCCAGTCATCAAAAGAGGAAGCAAAGCTAGCTTTAAAAGATAGAGGTATGAGTTTTCTATTTGCACCGTACTATCATTCTGCAATGAAAAATGCTGTAACACCTCGGGCTGAAATAGGGTTTAGAACAGTATTCAATTTGTTAGGTCCTTTAGCCAATCCGGCACGTTGTAAAAAACAGGTCATTGGTGTTTATTCATTTAAATACGCCGAGAAAATGGCTCATACACTTAACAACTTGGGTTCAGAGCATGTATTGCTAGTAACAGGCAGAGATGGCCTTGATGAATGTAGTATTAGTTCTGAGACCGACGTTGTTGAATTAAAAAACGGACAGATTAAGAAGTATGTTCTTACACCGGAAGAAGTTGGTTTAGAACGCGGAAGCCTAAAAAATATACAAGTAAATACTGTGTCAGAAAGTGCTAGGTTGATAGAACAAGTGTTATCTGGGAAAGGGAATCAAGATGCGTTAAATATTGTTTCCTTTAACGCTGGTGCTGCCCTTTATGTCGCTGGGAAGGTACCTTCAATCAATGATGGAGTCAGTCTTGCAAAAGAGTCCTTAATAAGCGGTAAGGTGAAAAGTCATTTTAATTCCTTAAGAAGTGTAAAGGAGACATTCCATGCTCACTAAAATCATTGAGACTAAATATGAAGAGGTTAAAAAAATTATCCTGCCAGAGTATGATATTTTCGACAGGAAATCCTTATATAAAGCACTTCACAATTCCAATAGAGAGATTGGGTTAATTGCTGAAGTTAAAAAAGCTTCACCTTCGAAGGGGATAATAAGGCAGGAATTTAACCCGACACAAATCGCACTAGATTATATGAATGTGCATGTAGACGCAATGTCTGTTTTAACCGATGAACTATACTTCCAAGGTTCAAGTCAATACTTAAGAGATATAAAAGAATTAGTTGATGTTCCTGTCTTAAGAAAGGACTTTATAGTAGATTCCTTGCAAATAGAACAGAGTGTCAGAGTAGGAGCGGATGCAATCCTATTAATTGGAGAAGTATTAGAGCCGACTCAATTACATGAATTTTATAGTGAAGCATATGAGAAAGGCCTTGAATGCCTAGTGGAAGTACACTCTTATGAGATATTAGAAAAAATACTTAAGGTATTTGAACCTAAAATACTAGGTGTAAATAACCGTAATCTTAAGACATTTTCTACCTCCATTTTACAGACAAAAGAGTTAGTAACTTATATTCCACCTGGGAGCCTACTCGTAAGTGAGAGTGGAATTCATAGCCACCAAGACCTTTTAGATGTAAAAGGATATGGTGCAAAAGCAGTGCTCGTTGGTGAAGCCTTTATGAAAGTAGAAAAACCCGGAGATGCTGTAAGGGAATTATTTGGAGAAAAAATCAATGATGAAGGTTAGGCTTAAATATTGTGGAAATAAATCGCTAACTGATTTACAAGTAGCTTGTAATAGTAACGCAGATTATATTGGCGTTATTTTTGCAGAAAGCAAAAGAAAAGTTTATGCAGAAGATCTGTCTCGGTGGTTAGTACAAGTAGACCTTCAAACAAAAGAGCTGGTAGGTGTATTCGTTAATGGAACAGCAGATGAAATAGCAAATGTAGTTTCTAGGGTTCCCTTATCTATTATTCAGTGTCATGGTACTGAAAGTGCTGAACAACTTATTGAAATTAAATCAATTATAAATTTACCAATATGGAAAGCTATCCATCATTCAGATGATGCCCTCGAGGTTATGCGTAGTTTGCGAGGTATTGTTGATGGATTCGTTATAGATAGTAAAGTAAAAGGCATGTGGGGCGGAACAGGTATTACTTTTGATTGGAATAGAGTAGGAGATTACATGCTTGAAGCCGATTCACAAGGTGTCCCTTGTTTTATCGCAGGAGGAATAACACCGCAGAATATATCTACTTTATTACAATTTCATCCTAATGGGATTGACCTTTCTAGTGGGATAGAGGTGGATGGGATTAAAAATAAACAACTGGTTAGAGAATTAGAAGAAAGGTTGGGATTGTATGAAGCAAGTTCCAGATCATAGAGGAAGGTTTGGCGATTTTGGAGGGAAATTTGTACCAGAAACATTAATGCAACCATTAGAAGAGATTGAACAAGCACTAGATGAAGCGTTAAAGGATCCCTCATTTTCAATAGATTATCACGCAATATTGAAAGAATACTCAGGAAGACCTACGGCATTAACCTATGCCGAAAATATCACCAAGAAACTTGGTGGTGCGAAAATTTTCCTAAAGCGAGAGGATCTAAATCATACAGGTGCACACAAAATCAATAATGCTATAGGTCAGGCTCTTTTAGCTAAGAGGATGGGAAAGAATAAAATAATAGCCGAGACTGGGGCAGGTCAGCATGGAGTGGCTGCTGCAACAGTTGCTGCAAGATTTGGATTGGAATGTAAGGTTTTTATGGGAGAAGAAGATATAAAAAGGCAACAATTAAATGTTTTTCGTATGGAGTTATTAGGAGCAAAGGTTGAGCCTGTTACTAGTGGAAGTAAAACATTAAAGGATGCCACTAATGAGGCAATACGATATTGGGTTCAACATTGTCATGATCATTTTTACATGATTGGTTCTGTAGTTGGGCCTCATCCTTATCCAAAAATGGTTCGTGATTTCCAACGGATTATAGGTGATGAGGCTAAAAGACAATTTCTTGCTAGAGAGGGAAATCCACCTACAGCTGTGGTTGCTTGTGTAGGGGGAGGAAGTAATGCAATTGGAATGTTTTATCCTTTTATACAGGACGATGTGAAACTAATCGGAGTTGAAGCAGCAGGAAAAGGTATTTCGACAAACCAGCATGCCGCAACCATTACGAAAGGAACAAAAGGAATTATCCATGGTTCATTAACTTACTTACTACAGGATGAGAGTGGTCAAATAATTGAGCCGTATTCCATTTCTGCAGGACTAGATTATCCCGGGGTAGGTCCTGAACACTCATATTTAGCAAGTATAGGTAGAGTGCAGTATGAAAGTATTACAGATGGCGAGGCACTTGAAGCTCTGCAGTTACTGGCGAGAGAAGAGGGTATTATTCCTGCCATTGAATCTGCTCATGCTTTAGCAAAGGCCTTTCAACTGGCTAAGAAAATGGATTCAAAGGAGACGATTCTTGTTTGCCTTTCGGGTAGAGGTGACAAAGATGTTTATTCACTAGTTGAACATTTGAAGGGGGGCGAAGGAATTGAGTCAAACCTAT
It contains:
- the trpB gene encoding tryptophan synthase subunit beta, whose product is MKQVPDHRGRFGDFGGKFVPETLMQPLEEIEQALDEALKDPSFSIDYHAILKEYSGRPTALTYAENITKKLGGAKIFLKREDLNHTGAHKINNAIGQALLAKRMGKNKIIAETGAGQHGVAAATVAARFGLECKVFMGEEDIKRQQLNVFRMELLGAKVEPVTSGSKTLKDATNEAIRYWVQHCHDHFYMIGSVVGPHPYPKMVRDFQRIIGDEAKRQFLAREGNPPTAVVACVGGGSNAIGMFYPFIQDDVKLIGVEAAGKGISTNQHAATITKGTKGIIHGSLTYLLQDESGQIIEPYSISAGLDYPGVGPEHSYLASIGRVQYESITDGEALEALQLLAREEGIIPAIESAHALAKAFQLAKKMDSKETILVCLSGRGDKDVYSLVEHLKGGEGIESNLLSETIHA
- the trpC gene encoding indole-3-glycerol phosphate synthase TrpC, which produces MLTKIIETKYEEVKKIILPEYDIFDRKSLYKALHNSNREIGLIAEVKKASPSKGIIRQEFNPTQIALDYMNVHVDAMSVLTDELYFQGSSQYLRDIKELVDVPVLRKDFIVDSLQIEQSVRVGADAILLIGEVLEPTQLHEFYSEAYEKGLECLVEVHSYEILEKILKVFEPKILGVNNRNLKTFSTSILQTKELVTYIPPGSLLVSESGIHSHQDLLDVKGYGAKAVLVGEAFMKVEKPGDAVRELFGEKINDEG
- the aroH gene encoding chorismate mutase encodes the protein MVRGIRGAITVEENEANQIIASTEQLLREMIDANKVEARDVAQVIISVTEDINDAFPAAALRRLEGWNYVPVMCTKEIPVPNSLSKCIRVMLTVNTNTNQEDINHIYLKNAVQLRPDLTRKNS
- the aroB gene encoding 3-dehydroquinate synthase — its product is MDTLNIKTHSKTYPLYIGSGILPELSAILRNLNLSITKILIISDDQVAPLYMDSVTTQIKSEYPIIEFIIPSGEASKNIDWFYECQTCALSNGLDRSSLIIALGGGVVGDLAGFVAATFQRGIPFIQIPTTLLAHDSAVGGKVAINHPLGKNMIGAFHQPEAVIFNIDFIETLPKKELLSGFAEVIKEAIIWDKSFYNWLRNNITTLSDLKDEKLQYAIEQGISIKSQIVAMDEKENDIRAILNFGHTLGHAIEAELGYGEITHGEAVLIGMLFAIKVSEETYPRHLYYEEFKQWFSNFGYCTDLPAALDKSRLVQRMKKDKKANAGTIRMVLLKEIGKVEVQEVRDDLLYKLLN
- the trpE gene encoding anthranilate synthase component I, with translation MSKKNEEFSSFLSDCQRYKTIPIIKKIVGDTLTPIQLFQNLEKEASFLLESKDQHSEWSRYSFVGLDPFLFIDEINGEFMIKGKNQLTLVKSPTLKGAFSWIKNYLVSKELSIPVPFTGGAVGYIGYDAVSTIEKVPENDNNDLKMKRYHFFFCETILAFDHDTKELTIIHYIRLNGDEDDRCKAALYEQGIAKMNFYVAKILQNNKHDMLQSPPNFKDVSFENIKTNYEKERFLQDVNKIKDYIAAGDVFQAVLSQRFEIPIKVSGFQLYRVLRMVNPSPYLFYIKSEDVEIVGSSPERLIKIQNGDLEIHPIAGTRRRGRTPEEDEALAVELLQDEKEKAEHYMLVDLARNDIGRVSKYGTVQTPVLMELGRFSHVMHLISKVTGILSEKIEPIDALLAAFPAGTVSGAPKIRAMQILSELEPTARNLYAGTIAYVGFDGNIDSCITIRTILLKEGVGYIQAGAGIVADSIPENEWKETLNKASALIKTIEIAHEMFASQEESYV
- a CDS encoding phosphoribosylanthranilate isomerase → MKVRLKYCGNKSLTDLQVACNSNADYIGVIFAESKRKVYAEDLSRWLVQVDLQTKELVGVFVNGTADEIANVVSRVPLSIIQCHGTESAEQLIEIKSIINLPIWKAIHHSDDALEVMRSLRGIVDGFVIDSKVKGMWGGTGITFDWNRVGDYMLEADSQGVPCFIAGGITPQNISTLLQFHPNGIDLSSGIEVDGIKNKQLVRELEERLGLYEASSRS
- a CDS encoding CheR family methyltransferase, which gives rise to MSHDYEEFIMKIKRKSGIDLSLYKEAQMKRRLTSLYEKKGYTSFKDYYQAMSTEQALFQEFLDRMTINVSEFYRNGKRWEVLEQKILPKLLDKNPRIKIWSAACSTGEEPYTLAMILSNFLPLQSISILATDIDENVIARAKLGIYPERSLQEVPENMKRKYFTADGDFYKVSDDIKKAVTFKKHNLLAEPFDTQFDLIVCRNVLIYFTEEAKNLLYKKFSDALKTDGIFFVGSTEQIFNPSHYNFDTEDTFFYRKK
- the aroC gene encoding chorismate synthase — protein: MRYLTAGESHGPQLTTIIEGVPAGLPITAEDINEDLARRQKGHGRGRRMLIEKDQVQILSGIRHGKSLGSPITLVVENNDWKHWTNIMGIEPLEEIQDDEIKRKITRPRPGHADLNGALKYGHRDMRNVLERSSARETTVRVAAGAVAKKILSHLGIKVAGHVLEIGGVRANPPAYQSIEELQVITEQSPVRCFDRNKEQEMMDAIDKAKENGDSIGGIVEVIVEGVPAGVGSYVHYDRKLDAKIASAIISINAFKGVEFGIGFEAARKQGSEVHDEILWDEENGYTRKTNNLGGFEGGMTTGMPIVVRGVMKPIPTLYKPLQSVDIESKEPFQASIERSDSCAVPAASVVAESVVAWEIASAIVSQFGQDRMNLILENVEKMKDYSRSF
- the trpD gene encoding anthranilate phosphoribosyltransferase; translation: MFKQLLNKCINGEILTIDEAKSLMNEIMSGRATASQIASLLSILRFRGETIDEMTGFASAMRDHMMVLEYEDPNIIDTCGTGGDGVSTFNISTATAITVSALGVKVAKHGNRAVSSKSGSADVLEHLGVDIQSSKEEAKLALKDRGMSFLFAPYYHSAMKNAVTPRAEIGFRTVFNLLGPLANPARCKKQVIGVYSFKYAEKMAHTLNNLGSEHVLLVTGRDGLDECSISSETDVVELKNGQIKKYVLTPEEVGLERGSLKNIQVNTVSESARLIEQVLSGKGNQDALNIVSFNAGAALYVAGKVPSINDGVSLAKESLISGKVKSHFNSLRSVKETFHAH